Proteins co-encoded in one Phycodurus eques isolate BA_2022a chromosome 14, UOR_Pequ_1.1, whole genome shotgun sequence genomic window:
- the pole2 gene encoding DNA polymerase epsilon subunit 2 isoform X2 — protein MDAAQKMKSRVSTDFKMRGLILRPEATKYLMEVLESVKPCELDDIIERVLDAVEKQPLSSSMIELSVVENAMQDCSQSCDEAVSNIFNIIGAFDVPRYIYNAERKKFVPISMTKHSAPGLCGVARDKAELFRERYTILQQRTRRHELFTPPVIGAAVVHNQNKFQLKTIEALRGSASKLGGVIVLGMITQLKEGKFYLEDPTGTVELNMSKAQFHNGLYTECSFVLAEGWYEDSVFHVNGFGTPPIEPSSATRAYFGNVNFFGGPSTTSVKASAKLKQLEEENEDAMFVMVSDVWLDSVEVMEKLNLMFSGYAAMPPTCFIFCGNFSSVPYGKSHIKSLKESLKLLADNICAHPNIHNSSRFVFVPGPEDPGPGTILPRPPLADHITEEFRERVPFSVFTTNPCRIQYCSQELIIIREDLVNKMCRNCVGLPNSNLDIPNHFVRTILSQAHLAPLPLYVTPVFWAYDYALRVYPVPDVVVFADKCDPFSITHSDCLCVNPGSFPRSGFTFKVYYPSNRTIEDSKLQGL, from the exons ATGGATGCCGCCCAAAAAATGAAGTCCAGAGTTTCGACAGACTTCAAAATGCGGGGACTCATTCTCCGACC TGAAGCCACCAAGTACCTGATGGAGGTCCTGGAGTCTGTCAAGCCCTGTGAGCTGGATGACATCATCGAAAGAGTGCTGGATGCTGTGGAGAAGCAACCAT TGTCTTCTAGCATGATCGAGCTATCGGTGGTGGAAAATGCCATGCAGGACTGCTCTCAATCCTGCGATGAGGCCGT aagtaacattttcaacatCATCGGAGCGTTCGACGTGCCCAGATACATTTACAATGCGGAGCGTAAGAAGTTTGTCCC CATCAGTATGACCAAGCATTCGGCTCCAGGCCTGTGCGGCGTCGCCAGAGACAAGGCGGAACTTTTTCGGGAGCGCTACACAATCTTACAGCAG CGCACACGTCGACATGAGCTGTTCACCCCGCCTGTCATAGGAGCTGCTGTAGTGcataatcaaaacaaatttcag CTGAAGACCATCGAAGCTTTACGTGGCAGCGCATCCAAACTGGGGGGTGTGATCGTACTCGGCATGATCACACAACTAAAAGAG gggaaaTTCTACCTGGAAGATCCAACCGGAACAGTAGAGCTCAATATGTCCAAGGCA CAGTTTCATAACGGCCTTTACACTGAATGCAGTTTTGTACTGGCTGAGG GCTGGTACGAGGACTCGGTGTTCCACGTCAACGGGTTTGGCACTCCGCCGATAGAGCCTTCATCAGCCACAAG GGCTTACTTCGGCAACGTGAACTTCTTCGGCGGTCCGTCCACTACCTCGGTGAAGGCGTCGGCCAAGCTTaagcagctggaggaggagaacgAGGACGCCATGTTTGTCATGGTTTCCGACGTGTGGCTGGACAGCGTGGAAGTGATGGAAAAGCTCAACCTCATGTTTTCAG GCTATGCCGCAATGCCTCCCACATGTTTCATCTTTTGTGGAAACTTCTCTTCTGTCCCGTATGGAAAAAGTCACATCAAATCGCTCAAAG AGTCACTCAAATTGCTAGCTGACAACATATGCGCACATCCTAACATACACAACAG TAGCCGGTTTGTGTTCGTTCCCGGCCCTGAAGATCCAGGCCCAGGCACCATCCTGCCACG ACCTCCACTGGCTGATCACATCACTGAGGAGTTCAGAGAGAGGGTTCCTTTCTCCGTGTTCACCACCAACCCATGCAG GATCCAGTACTGCAGCCAGGAGCTCATCATCATCCGGGAAGACTTGGTCAACAAAATGTGCAGAAACTGCGTGGGCTTGCCCAACAGCAACTTGGACATTCCCAACCAT TTTGTCCGGACCATCCTGTCCCAGGCTCACCTGGCCCCGCTGCCTCTCTACGTTACTCCCGTGTTTTGGGCGTACGACTACGCCCTGCGCGTGTACCCTGTCCCCGACGTCGTGGTCTTTGCTGACAAGTGCGACCCCTTCAGCATCACGCACTCCGACTGCCTTTGCGTCAACCCG GGCTCCTTCCCAAGAAGTGGTTTTACATTTAAGGTGTACTATCCATCCAACAGAACCATTGAGGACAG CAAACTTCAAGGACTTTAA
- the pole2 gene encoding DNA polymerase epsilon subunit 2 isoform X1, producing the protein MDAAQKMKSRVSTDFKMRGLILRPEATKYLMEVLESVKPCELDDIIERVLDAVEKQPLSSSMIELSVVENAMQDCSQSCDEAVSNIFNIIGAFDVPRYIYNAERKKFVPISMTKHSAPGLCGVARDKAELFRERYTILQQRTRRHELFTPPVIGAAVVHNQNKFQLKTIEALRGSASKLGGVIVLGMITQLKEGKFYLEDPTGTVELNMSKAQFHNGLYTECSFVLAEGWYEDSVFHVNGFGTPPIEPSSATRAYFGNVNFFGGPSTTSVKASAKLKQLEEENEDAMFVMVSDVWLDSVEVMEKLNLMFSGYAAMPPTCFIFCGNFSSVPYGKSHIKSLKESLKLLADNICAHPNIHNSSRFVFVPGPEDPGPGTILPRPPLADHITEEFRERVPFSVFTTNPCRIQYCSQELIIIREDLVNKMCRNCVGLPNSNLDIPNHFVRTILSQAHLAPLPLYVTPVFWAYDYALRVYPVPDVVVFADKCDPFSITHSDCLCVNPGSFPRSGFTFKVYYPSNRTIEDRLELFCTFVVFKHYIKTTLLCLHSKLQGL; encoded by the exons ATGGATGCCGCCCAAAAAATGAAGTCCAGAGTTTCGACAGACTTCAAAATGCGGGGACTCATTCTCCGACC TGAAGCCACCAAGTACCTGATGGAGGTCCTGGAGTCTGTCAAGCCCTGTGAGCTGGATGACATCATCGAAAGAGTGCTGGATGCTGTGGAGAAGCAACCAT TGTCTTCTAGCATGATCGAGCTATCGGTGGTGGAAAATGCCATGCAGGACTGCTCTCAATCCTGCGATGAGGCCGT aagtaacattttcaacatCATCGGAGCGTTCGACGTGCCCAGATACATTTACAATGCGGAGCGTAAGAAGTTTGTCCC CATCAGTATGACCAAGCATTCGGCTCCAGGCCTGTGCGGCGTCGCCAGAGACAAGGCGGAACTTTTTCGGGAGCGCTACACAATCTTACAGCAG CGCACACGTCGACATGAGCTGTTCACCCCGCCTGTCATAGGAGCTGCTGTAGTGcataatcaaaacaaatttcag CTGAAGACCATCGAAGCTTTACGTGGCAGCGCATCCAAACTGGGGGGTGTGATCGTACTCGGCATGATCACACAACTAAAAGAG gggaaaTTCTACCTGGAAGATCCAACCGGAACAGTAGAGCTCAATATGTCCAAGGCA CAGTTTCATAACGGCCTTTACACTGAATGCAGTTTTGTACTGGCTGAGG GCTGGTACGAGGACTCGGTGTTCCACGTCAACGGGTTTGGCACTCCGCCGATAGAGCCTTCATCAGCCACAAG GGCTTACTTCGGCAACGTGAACTTCTTCGGCGGTCCGTCCACTACCTCGGTGAAGGCGTCGGCCAAGCTTaagcagctggaggaggagaacgAGGACGCCATGTTTGTCATGGTTTCCGACGTGTGGCTGGACAGCGTGGAAGTGATGGAAAAGCTCAACCTCATGTTTTCAG GCTATGCCGCAATGCCTCCCACATGTTTCATCTTTTGTGGAAACTTCTCTTCTGTCCCGTATGGAAAAAGTCACATCAAATCGCTCAAAG AGTCACTCAAATTGCTAGCTGACAACATATGCGCACATCCTAACATACACAACAG TAGCCGGTTTGTGTTCGTTCCCGGCCCTGAAGATCCAGGCCCAGGCACCATCCTGCCACG ACCTCCACTGGCTGATCACATCACTGAGGAGTTCAGAGAGAGGGTTCCTTTCTCCGTGTTCACCACCAACCCATGCAG GATCCAGTACTGCAGCCAGGAGCTCATCATCATCCGGGAAGACTTGGTCAACAAAATGTGCAGAAACTGCGTGGGCTTGCCCAACAGCAACTTGGACATTCCCAACCAT TTTGTCCGGACCATCCTGTCCCAGGCTCACCTGGCCCCGCTGCCTCTCTACGTTACTCCCGTGTTTTGGGCGTACGACTACGCCCTGCGCGTGTACCCTGTCCCCGACGTCGTGGTCTTTGCTGACAAGTGCGACCCCTTCAGCATCACGCACTCCGACTGCCTTTGCGTCAACCCG GGCTCCTTCCCAAGAAGTGGTTTTACATTTAAGGTGTACTATCCATCCAACAGAACCATTGAGGACAGGTTGGAACTTTTCTGTacatttgttgtatttaaacattacattaaaacaacattaCTCTGTCTCCACAGCAAACTTCAAGGACTTTAA